TCCAGGCCACAAAAAGACGGACAAGCAGAacaggaacaagaagaaaacgctggcagaggaagagagaggaaggaagaggagttggtggtggaggaagaagaagaggaagaggcacTAAACCTCAAGACCAGTGGAGAGACTGGCAGTCCTCTGGAGAGCCGCTATTATGAGTCCAATGAGGTGGCCTATGAGTCTGCTGACATGGCGCTGCCAGGAGAGTATGAGGAGAACAACCAGGCCATGCTGTGGTCAGACCCAGAGGGCCTCGCCAGGCGGATGCAGATCGACCGTCTGGACATCAACGTACAGATCGATGAGTCGTACTGCGTAGATGTGGGAGAGGGTCTGAAACGCTGGAAGTGCCGCATGTGTGAGAAGTCGTACACATCCAAATACAACCTCGTCACTCATATTCTAGGCCATAATGGAATTAAACCCCATGAATGTCTACACTGTGGAAAGCTCTTCAAGCAGCCGAGCCACCTccagactcatctgctcacccACCAGGGAACCAGACCTCACAAGTGCACCGTTTGTGAAAAGGCCTTCACGCAGACCAGCCACCTGAAGAGGCACATGTTGCAGCATTCGGACGTCAAGCCCTACAGCTGTCGCTTCTGCGGCCGTGGCTTCGCCTACCCTAGCGAGCTGAGGACCCACGAGAACAAACACGAGAACGGTCAGTGCCACGTCTGCACCCAGTGTGGTCTTGAGTTCCCAACTTACGCACACCTGAAGCGCCACCTGACCAGTCACCAGGGCCCGACCACGTATCAGTGCACAGAGTGCCACAAGTCCTTCGCTTACCGCAGCCAGCTGCAGAACCACCTGATGAAACACCAGAACGTGCGGCCCTACGTTTGCCCCGAGTGCGGCATGGAGTTTGTCCAGATCCACCACCTCCGACAGCACGCCCTCACTCACAAGGTACTGGCTGTGCACACACTTGCACCTAAGGTACTGAAACACAGTGATGTGCCTTTGTCTACCAGTTTATGTGTTGAGGCTGGCCTTATGCAACCACATAAAATGgctaaacctttatttaaaatataaaaatgtcgCACTTGGAGAGGAGTGGAAGTGTTCTAGCTTCACTCGCTCAGTCCTCTTTTTGAGTCCTCACAGAAAAAGTATGTTGCACTCTTCCAACACAGCCTTTTCTCCAAAACCAGTTGCTTTGTAAACACAGTCTTCAAAGgccttgagtttttttttgtgtggctCAACCCCCCActtgcatgtgttttgtgttgtgtgtcgtTCGCCGAGCTACTTCCCTTTGTGTCTGATGAATCACTCTGGTCTTCCTCTCCATTATACAGTCTGTTCCATTCTATAGGGGAAAAGCATTTCTTTTCATGACATTTGcttttgttaaatattaaaataaaagttaaataaatgttgaagccaaaaaaaaaagtttattcttCCCATTGTTAAGACTTTTTCCAGCCCGTCTCTCAACACTTGGGGGGGCTAATGCAGTCTACATGAGTTGGAGCAAACGCCAGAAAGCAGTTGCTCACACACATAAGCgtcttgtgtgttttcttcctgtgactcattatttattttcctctcaacTATATATTTAGCCAAATTAATTAAAAGGCCCAAACACTTTTTGTCTCCCCAGGGCATGAAAGAATTCAAGTGTGACGTCTGCGCCAGAGAGTTCACCTTGTCTGCCAACCTGAAGAGACACATGTTGATCCACGCCAGTGTGAGGCCCTTCCAGTGCCACGTCTGCTTCAAGACCTTCGTCCAGAAGCAGACGCTCAAAACGCACATGATTGTCCACCTGCCGGTTAAGCCTTTCAAATGCAAGGTG
This sequence is a window from Pagrus major chromosome 8, Pma_NU_1.0. Protein-coding genes within it:
- the znf710a gene encoding zinc finger protein 710a, whose product is MRSLKHLKHHSRNNVEEESSRLVRTIPKMTEGQVDVGTQTEPVVVLSLAQAAVLGLISQNEIFGATIAPNGFYTGEPRECPPPPPEAMEYEYADQLIGANGDYLAEPAGEPEPQPHCSERRRPGPRGRTKRPRSDGELQGHPHKVSSPHAQVKGEQLESDTPPSCIHMDSRRSPGKSEDPVTRQGSLKEEQACGNCPSCVRETSRPQKDGQAEQEQEENAGRGRERKEEELVVEEEEEEEALNLKTSGETGSPLESRYYESNEVAYESADMALPGEYEENNQAMLWSDPEGLARRMQIDRLDINVQIDESYCVDVGEGLKRWKCRMCEKSYTSKYNLVTHILGHNGIKPHECLHCGKLFKQPSHLQTHLLTHQGTRPHKCTVCEKAFTQTSHLKRHMLQHSDVKPYSCRFCGRGFAYPSELRTHENKHENGQCHVCTQCGLEFPTYAHLKRHLTSHQGPTTYQCTECHKSFAYRSQLQNHLMKHQNVRPYVCPECGMEFVQIHHLRQHALTHKGMKEFKCDVCAREFTLSANLKRHMLIHASVRPFQCHVCFKTFVQKQTLKTHMIVHLPVKPFKCKVCGKSFNRMYNLLGHMHLHAGSKPFKCPYCTSKFNLKGNLSRHMKVKHGIMDTSIDGHEPPPDTEGQEDYEEESFEFSERENRANNNNTPDIAKLSQMEYYSTYGKGTGRFSTA